The window AGCAACCACTGCAAGGAGAAGAAACTTGGTGCTCCTTTAATTCAAAGAAATTTTATAGgattttgattcgtaggattggatCTTATAGAAAAGTTACCAAGAGGTCATCCGTATTATATTTGACAGGAAATTTATCATCCACTTTAATCTCTTTTCACAGTTCATTTGTTTTTTCTATGGTATCAAACACTCTAGTTCAGATTCATTTGGTTtgctaatcctataggattcaagtaaACACACCACTCTAATCATGTATTTTTCGTATTCCTGCATTTTAAAATTCATGCAAATCAAAGAAGCCCTCAATGTCGTTAAGACAACGAGCCGAGCGCTTGATTCTAAATTATCATGGCATTGAAATTTTTTAGTTATCAGTTGTCAGTGTCATGCAACTCCTGTTCAACCAAAACATAACGACACGTCACACCTACTGACTGTGATGTTATGACCATGGAAGTGGAAGGCCATGCCTATTGATTGTGATGTTATTAGGATAGAGAGAGGGGGCAACTCTTATTGATAATCTGCTCGGTCAGCTAAAGTTCCTTTACAAATTGAGATGACTGAAGCTGTCGCTGAAAACCACGACTCGAAAACCCGGTGCTCTGGTTTTGGCACATTCTAGTATTCTGCAGTTCAAGTGTTCGGCCCTTTGTGTGGGCGTGATGGATTGGATGAAGCGACTGCCTGTACATTTCCATGGGATCAGTGTGAGAACACATACAAGAGGGGGTGATGGGTACATGCATGGATGAATGCGGTCGAAATACTCTATACAACATGGTGCAGTTTGATACAGCAAGCCTTCCAAATGGCAAATAAATACTTCATGTCGAAATGACAGTAAAATGGGGAGCCAGCGATGGATTACCGACGCCAATAAATTTTTAACATGTTCAGAACCTGTGCCAAGTAAAGTATGCAGGggtaagaaaaatagaaaatactCCTGTATTAGCCAACGGATAAAAAATGTATGCCAGGTAAAAAATGAAACTGCGTAATGAGGAACCAAGCAGAGAGTATACCTTCGTGTTGGTGGAGCAAGTGTAGCACATTTCAGCTGCAGAACAGCAAGTGAAGCCTAACTATGCGCATAAAACGTGCGCATCGAGTGGAAACACAATGTTACTATCCCTGCACATGTTCGGACAAGTGTGGGACTGATGTCTTTGGAACACCCTGCGGCTCATTGGCCACGCTATTCTTGCTGGTTGAGCCCGTTTCATTGTGAACATGTTCTAGAAACTCCATGACAATAGGGTCAGTCCAAGGACATCCAAATGGAGCTTCGTCGCCTGCTACCCATCCAAGATGACCACCCTCTGGTGTTACTATCAGTAGGCAGTTCGGATTTGCCTGAATCGATAAAAGAACAAGGCTAGTGACTCACTTAGGATACTAGAGAAGAACCAAAAAAAAATGAAGAGTGGATTCATGAATTAGAGTGGATACAAGCAGGTGAATAACAGGTGTGTGCTGAAATAAAAATACCTTGATGTCTTCTCTGGGAATTCCCCTGGATGGTGCAATTGGATCATTATCCGCCTGCACACGATTAAGCTAGCATTAGAATTATAATTGAAATCAGCATGTTTATGGAAGTAGTACAAAATAGATATCCTTTTGGGAGATCGTTTTGTTTTTTCTCATGCGGAAACTCGGGTAAACATGTGTCCCTCATTATAAATCACTGCCTCTAGTTTCGTCTTAATAGAGGACTAAGCGTCAGTCAGTTGGCTAGTGGTCTCTGCACTTGCACAGCCCACCGAGGTTTAACCGTTTGAGGCCTGGCCTTCCCCTATGGTGCTCGGTCGTTTCTTCTAAATAAAAATGCCACGGTTACTAGTGCCTGCTGATGAATTCTTTTTCATCTTAATGAATTGTAAACGCTCCTGCCGATTACTCAGAAGAAAAGGGAAGCACGGTAAACAGTTCGTGGTGCTTAGTTGTTTCTTCTAAGTAGAAATGCCACAGACGCTACTGCCTGTTGATTGAGTGTTTTTCGTCTTAATGAATCGGCAGCACTCCTGCCAGTTACTCGGGAAAAAAAGTATAAAACAGATGGTAGCAATTAAAAATTACTGTGCAGTCCATGAATGTGAATTGAGTCTTCCTGTTTTCCTTGTTTGCTTATTGCATGACTATACACATGTACAAGTATCGACTTGAAGCAACATATGCATATTTGAGCCATTTAGAATTATTGTTGCAGCTCCCCACACAACTGAAGTATGAACTCTGATCAATTTAAGCTTCCATTTCAAGACattggcaacaacaacaacaacaacaacaacaaagcctttagtcccaaactagttggggtaggctagaggtgaaacccataagatctcgcgaccaactcatggctctggcacatggatagcaagcttccatacacccctgtccatagctagttctttggtgaatCATTCAAATATCTCCAGCTTTTATTTCGATTTTAAGATCCGACATGAATTATCATGCATTGTAATATTCCTATTTCACCATTTTAAAAACTTCAAGTAAATCATAGTTTTAAGTATGACATAATGGCGTAATCTTAAACTAAGTAATCAGATAGCTGTTGTTTCCAAATGCGCTAACGCAGCATAAAGAACTGGTAGCTTCACCTGTATGCACAATAAGGGTATGGAAACATTCTTGATAGAATCTGAGCTGCTTGAGTTGCTGTAGTAATCATCTACTGACCTGAAACCAAATGAAACTGCACACAATCGAAGTATCTTTAAGTGTGGGGTCAATAGAAATAGGTAAAAAAAAATCAATTCAGCTTGAGTTCAATGCAAACCTCGGGTTAGGCCTTCATCAAAATCTCTAACAGTTTTTGCATTGGCTGCCTTTGGTATGTCATATTCACCATCCAATCCTTCAAAAAGAAGTGCATGCCTAAAATTTGATGAAGTTCCTAAAATTCAGCTGTTAGAAAAGGAGCGTGAATATTACTTAGATTGCAGGAAAGGTAAACAAAAGGTTTACTTCTTAAATATAGCCCTCAGAGAGTTAGCAAGTGCTCTATCATAGATGTTGTTGAACCCTTTGTGGAAATCTTCATCTGCTATGACCAAATTAAACGGATTGCACATGGACACTGCTCCAGAAAGGGAGCATTTATCAGTCTCCTGGAAAAAAGAATTATTGAGTTAAGTTATGGACAGTCAAAGGAAACAGACCTCTGAAAGCAATTTTATATAGTAATAAAAAGGAGCCAGTACAATGCTAAGCACTTTGATTAACATTGATGGCCACAAAGAAAAGTGGCACACATTGTCATAGGTGGATTAATTAAGCATCATTGCTACTTAAGGACTTTTAAGTAAAACATATAACTTTATTGAATATGACAATGTGGGAGGTAAAAAATGGTCTGACATTGTGTAAAACTGTAAACTTCTTAATAACTGAATACAGAGCTCACCTCGCCAAGGTAGCGCACAAGAATATTTGCTCCAAGAGACCAGCCAGCAGCATAGATATTAGATTGAGGATAACGGGATAAAACATGATCGACTACTTGACGGAGATCTCCAGTAAATGAAGCAGAATAGAACTGTGCATGACAGAAGATAAGAGTCAATAGATTTAGAAAGTAAGATGTTTTTGT is drawn from Triticum dicoccoides isolate Atlit2015 ecotype Zavitan chromosome 6B, WEW_v2.0, whole genome shotgun sequence and contains these coding sequences:
- the LOC119324302 gene encoding embryogenesis-associated protein EMB8-like; amino-acid sequence: MAALQTPSPFAGTARRFVPRLRYLLLPTTMSLSSSIVSSRSRDGDGEQPLLPHSSLEIAGARRGLLAGFDSLRRPYRAFPVFASNRHVETIFAAFTRSLPTVAFRRECLRTPDDGAVALDWVSSDDRALPGDAPVLILLPGLTGGSQDTYVRHMLLRARSKGWRVVVFNSRGCASSPVTTAKFYSASFTGDLRQVVDHVLSRYPQSNIYAAGWSLGANILVRYLGEETDKCSLSGAVSMCNPFNLVIADEDFHKGFNNIYDRALANSLRAIFKKHALLFEGLDGEYDIPKAANAKTVRDFDEGLTRVSFGFRSVDDYYSNSSSSDSIKNVSIPLLCIQADNDPIAPSRGIPREDIKANPNCLLIVTPEGGHLGWVAGDEAPFGCPWTDPIVMEFLEHVHNETGSTSKNSVANEPQGVPKTSVPHLSEHVQG